Within Bdellovibrionales bacterium, the genomic segment GGGTCAATAACACGAAAGCAAGAAAAATCAAAATTCTCTCAAGAAAATGCATTCTTTCATTTTCCCACAATTAAGTTCATTTGCCAAATCGCGGAGACCTTTGAATTATTTCAAAAGCTATCGTATGACAGCTATGACACTTGCACAACAGATTGAAACATAGGGCAGTATTACATTGGATAAAAAAAATCGTAACTCACTTTGGACTTGGTATCAAAAGAACCATCGTCCTCTCCCCTGGCGGAAAACGTCTGATCCTTATCTTATTTGGCTCAGCGAGACCATGCTGCAGCAAACGACCGTTGAGGCCGTGCTACCTTACTATGAGAAATTTCTGAAATTGTTTCCCAGCATAGAACTCCTGGCCAAAGCCACACAAAATGAGGTGCTCGCTGCTTGGGCCGGCCTAGGCTACTACTCGCGCGCGCGGAACTTGCACAATGCTGCCCAGACTCTCGTCGAGCTCGGGTATTTTCCAAAAACTCATCAAGAATTGCTCAAACTTCCCGGGTTTGGACCTTATACTGCGCGGGCTGTGAGCAGCATCGCCTTTGGCGAACCTGTGGGAGTCGTAGATGGCAATGTCATTCGGGTCCTGAGCAGATTTCATGCGGCCGACCTCGAGTGGTGGAAGCCGCAAGATCGAAAGCAATACCAGACCTGGGCTGATAAGGTCGTTTTGGACCATCCCCCAGGAGACATGAACCAGGCACTCATGGACCTCGGATCTGCAATCTGCACCCCGAGCCAGACCTTTTGCCGTGTTTGTCCTCTGATTTCTGGGTGCAAGTCATTTAAGTCCGAGACTCAACTCAAGTTTCCGCGAAAAAGACCTCAGCGCTCACGCGAGATATGGTACTGGCAACCGAAAATCTGGGTTGCCAACGAGAAGGTACAAATGGTCATCAACCAAGGGCAACTCCCCTTTTTGAAAAATCAATGGATCTTTCCCGGACCAGCAAAAAAACGAAAAAGCAGACCAGTGCGTTTCTTGTTCCGACACAGCATCACCCACCACGATATCTTTGTCTTGCCTCGATTGATAAAGGGGAAAGCAAGACCTTCAGATGGAGAATGGGCCTCGATTAAAAAGCTAGCCGAATGGAATCCGTCTTCTTTGATTAAAAAGACGCTCGATGCGTCCGATAAAGATTGGTAAATGAAAACGTGAGATTCAGGGATAAAATTTTGCGCTTATATCAACAAACTGGAATTTGGTTTTTATTTTCTACTTTCTTCATTTTATTTTCCTGCCAAAACTTGCAAAAGAAAAATTCACAGCAAAGCATTCCTCAGAATTCTGGTCCTTTGCCCCCTTCGGGAGCAAACCAAAGCCAACCGCGGCCGCCTTCGAACTACCAGCCCTCGACCGCGCAGCAATTGACAACGGAAGGAGAGAATTGGAATGGATCTTTTTCACCCGATGGAAGAAAGATCATTTTTCTCAGTGAAAAGCGAATTGGTCATTCGCAGAGCCAGGTCTATGAATTAAACTTATCTCTCTCTCGTCAACGACGTGTTACTTTTCATGATGGAGATGACGCCAGCCCTCATTTTGATTCATCAGGCAGATATATTCTTTACTCCAGCACAACGGATGAAATCAAAGAAGATCCTGTGTTTATTCAAAAATCTTTGTCTGAACTGAGCTCTCCTCCCCCACCAAGACCGTGGCGTCGAATTCGGCTTCTCGCTCCCTTGTTCCTCTGTTTGATGCTCCCCTTGAAATCTATCGAAGTACAAATTTTGGAAATCAGATCGAGCGTCTGACGACTTCAAAAAACTATGATTCTGAGGGCAGCTATCACCCCTCTCACCCAAGCATATTATTCACATCTCTGCGCAGTGGTCAGGCCAGGCTCCACCTTATGAATACAGATGGAAAATCGGTGCGAACCCTTTCCAGGCTGAATTTCATTGAAACAGAAGGGCAATTTCACCCCTCAGGTCATCAGATTGTCTTTGTCAGATATGCCCCCGACATGAAGTCTTCTCAACTCATCAGCTTAGATATAAAGAAGGGAGAAGAATTCGCTTTGACAGATGGAGCTGGAGTCCATTTGTCCCCTAGGTGGCATCCTGATGGGCAAAGAATTGTATTTTCCTCCAACGGAGACGATGAAAATAATTTTGAACTGTATTCAATCAACAGGGACGGCTCTTGCCGACAGCGCTTGACCTACTCCCTTGGAGACGATTCTCTCCCCGCATTTGGTCCTGACGGCAAATCAATTGTCTTCTCAAGCACCAGGACAGGAACAAAACAGCTTTATCTCATGGATTTTCGTCCACCATCGACTTGCCCAACTTCAGGTCAGTGAGTTATCCTACCTGAGATGATTCAATGGCTATGCAAGCATCTTTTTTTAATTTGCTTCTTGATGGGTCGTTCCGCTCTAGCGGCACCCATCCCAGTCACTTCCAGTTCCTTTGTTATTTCGAATCAGATAGGAAAATATATTTCTGAGCGTGGATTCTCAATCCATGCCGAAAAAACAGATTGGATTCATTCTGCTTCCCCTCCTGATAATCCTAACATTGCCGCTCTCTACCGTTCAAAAACGACTCATAAGGGAGTTCAAGCAGGTCTTACCATTCGCGTCGACGATCTCCAAATCAAGCAGTCACTAAAAAATTATGTCAAACAATGGCTGAAAGACTACCCACGCTTTGGCTTTGATATACTCAATTCAAAGCCAATCCGAATCAACAACCAACGCGCCTTTTTGCTCGACATGATCAATCGCCAGACTTCCAGACAACTGAGACAAGTTGTTTTTTTGAAAAACAAGACTGCAGTGATTCTCACCTGTCGAGACCACCGCGAATCATTCAAGAGCGCACTCTCAACCTGCAACGAAATAATTTCCAACTTTCGCTGGGACAGTTAGGAACATTTCCCTGTTAACCCTTCAATATTTAAGGCGATTCTAAGAAAGAATGCCCGAGTTTCCTGATGGAGTTGATTTCTCACTAGTGATGGGATAGGGGTAGCCCACCTTTACTGTATCCCAGGAGATAACATTTCCCGTGTTGGGATTATTAATTCCGTATGCCTTGAGCATATCGATCAAAAGATCCGAAATTGGACGAAGGGAATTCACGCTTCCCACTTCCTGTCCCCACTTAAACCCAGTCCCTCTACCGGCAATCAAAATGGGAGTATTGACGTTGACGTGTCCCAAAGCACAGTCACTCCCCGCATAAATGATCGTTTCATCGAGAAGACCTGCATCTTTGAATTTTCGAATAGCATAGCCAATCGTATCGACGTGGCCTTGTATAATACTGTGATATCTATTATCGCATTCTGCACCAGTGTGAACATGATAGGAATCGGCATCTCCTCTTCCAATATTACTGACTGATGTGTCCATTGTAATCGTACTGGTTCGAACCAAATCACATTGATGCGCGATAACATGTAGATCAATGGATTTTCGTAAAAACATATTGCAACTATTTATATCGGCTAAGTTGGCCGTGACAGACCCAAAACTGCCAAGTGCGCTACAGGTTTTTGCAACGTTGCTATCAATATACTTTTCAATTTCACGAATCTGCGTAAGGTATTCATCCAGTTTTATAGAGTCACCTGAATTTACGGATGCTTTTATCGTACTTAAATCACTTTTTACAAAATCTAACACGCTTTTCTTACGAGCGACTTCTTTCTGACTATTAGCCGCGGCTTCGCTACTGATGATAAAGATCTTATCAAACATAGCCCTCATATTCACTATGGGAAGAATAGGTTTCGTAGAACTTGCCCAGCTAATGGTCTTTCCGCTGTCGCCATGCACAAAGCCCAGCCCACCGTCTTCGAGAGTGACTCCAGTAACCAAAGAATGTAGCGGAACACCAGAATTATCTGCTTTGACTTTATCAGCTATCAATTGATCTATTGACTTGGCGTTTTGTGGTGCGCTGAGAAGAAGTTGCTTATTTTGGATAGAATAGCCAGTGGTCAACATAGAATATCCATTTCCATGTGTTGTATCTGAACCATCGTATCCTCCGGCAACATCTCCGCCACCGAAACCTCGAGGAATGATCAGATTAGAACGAATATCAGAAAGAGTTCTCAGGTAGCCACCCACATCAAAGTGCCAATTACCCTTACTTCCCTTATCTCCTGCAGCTCCTTGGGGCCAAGCCATAGCAACAAATCTCTTTCTCATTCCAAGGGATTGACCATATGCGAGTGTTGAACCGAGGACTGAAATCGACTCCAAATAAGGAAGCCACAGCATCGCACCAACACCCCTCATGAAAGTTCTTCTTGCTATTTTAGTCATCAGGTCCACTCCCCCAATATCAATTACTGCCTTTTCATTGTAAACTGTGGAGACGATACAAGCGACTCGATGAGATCTCTCAAAGGCATCTCTTCGCTCGCTCCAGCCACCACATCAGCGACCAAACAATTACTGCTCTTATAAAAATCCATCTGACTAGCGAAAGAATTAATTTGTCTAACGAAGCAACTTTTGAACTCAAGTGAATTTCGCAATATTTGCATCATCCCACGGTGATCAACATAAGTTTGCCCAAGGAGTTCACCGCTCGCATCAACAGCATTGCCGTCTGAATAATACTCGCGAAACCCCCCAAAGCCATTGTATTTCTCCAACGCAATCCCAAATCCATCTATATACTGGTGGCAGCTCAAGCAAGCAGGATTTGATCGGTGATACTCAATCATACCCCGGACTGATCCAATACCCTTGTCTTTCAGCTCCTGCTCGATTTTCTCGATCTCTTCGATCGTGGACTGAGATATGTTTGGAAGTTTTTGACATATAAATCGCTGCTGAATTAAAGATCCACGACCAACGTAAAGCTTTTTTTCACTCTCTTTGAATGTCTTCATAAAAATAAGAGGATGGGTCAACAGCCCTGTGTATTCGTTTGACTGAACAGGCACAAGAGTCTGACCTTTCGTCCCTGATAGATTAAATTTGTTGGCGATAGAATCATTGGCAAATACGACTCCTGACTCTATCAGAGCTCCAATTGGCAGATTATTAGAAAGGACATATTCAAAAAATAATATTTCTGAATCATAGATTTCTCTTTTTGTTATATCATTGAATTTGCTTTCGTTTGACGACTGATAAGTTCCTTTGAATCCCAAAAACTGCGAGAGAAATTGAAAACTAAATCGCCTGAGATAATTGGGATTAGACAGTATTCTTCTCACATGCTGAATTCGAACCCCGGAATCTTGAATACGCCCGGACTGAATGTCTTTGGCCAATAAATCATCTGGAAGCGAAGACAAGAGAAAATAGCTAAATTTCTTTCCCAATTCTAGAGAGGTCATGAGGTTCTGAGAATCATTATTGAGAAACTTAATATGAAAACTCAAGCCTGAAAAAAGAGCCCATAGCGCGTCTTCAGTAGACTGATTGAAATCGGCATCGCGCAGAATTGAGCCCGAGAATACACTGAGCAATTTTACTTTAATTGAAGCAATCTCCGATTCAGGATAAATTTTATTAAGAGCTCTTTCAAGAAATTTATCCAACTTTGCTTTTGCACAAATCTCATCAACGCAATCACGGTTTATTTGCAAGGTCAGGATTCTTGAAAAAATTTTTGCGATTTCCATTTTAGATTCAACGAAATCAGGGGAGATGGATATTTTGGTATGGCTATCAAAACCATTTTCAGCTGTAGGAAGAGGTGCCTTTGACGTTGTTTGAAATATTTCATTCAACTCAGTCTCAGAAAGAGATCGTGATAAAAGATCCTCAAGAGTATATGCATATTGATAGGGTGTCAGTGACGACATTTCGTACAGGGAAACTTCAGCCTTTCGATCTTCACATTGAATTTTGCGGTCATTTTTAGTTTTTTCGCCAAATATCTTTGAGTTGAATCCTGAGCCACAACCATTTCCAACGAGGACACTAATGAATGCAATGCCTACCCCTAATGCAGAAAATCGAACCCATTTTGACTGAAATCCAAAATGTTCCATATTGACCCATTAAAGTTGCAAAAAAAGGACCAGCTTTACAATATTTTATATGAAGTGGCGCTCTGTGTGGATGCGGGATCTTGGACATTTAGCTCTGCATATCTTGTGGTCGTATGATGTATCAGTCATCGAAAAGAACGAACAGACTCTATCCACTTGAGCATGGGATAGTCGGTATGTCACAAATAGAGACTCCCACGAGATCAGGAACCGCCAAATATCTTTTTGAAAAAACCAGAAACCTTTTTCCCAAGAGAATCTTTTGCCACCACTTGCTGATTTGTGGCCCGACGCGCAGGTGCACTTGCTCCTCGTCCCTGCTGCCCATGAACCTTGCGGGGACCGCTGCCGCCCTGAGTTCCCCTACCTTGTTGAGCGCGCTGATTCGACCTTTGATCTTGAGCTTGCCCCTGATTATTTTGGTGGCGGCGCTTGTCAGCACCAGGACCATGTCGACGTGAACCGTCATTTCTGTTTCTACCGGCTGCATCTCCTGCCTGGTCTCCCGCCTGCTGAACACGCTCTCTGTCGCCTGAAGCATGACGCCCCCTCGACCGATCACGATGGGACTCAGTTCCTCCCGATGCAGCAAGAGAGGACGACGCTGTCGCAGACGATGACTCCGCCTCATTTCGAGGCCTATAAGCTGCGCTTGCCCCTGCAGACCTTGCGGGTCGACGTTGCTGGCCACTGCTGCCACCACGGGACCCGTGCTTATTTTCTCCCCTTGGGGACCGCGCTTCATTGCCCGTCCTTCCGCGGCCTTGCGGCGAAGCCCCTTCCTGTCGATCGCTTCCCTCATCATTCCTATTTTGGTTGTCGTCAAATTTTCGCTTGGACCCGCCTCGATCCGGGCGTCGAGGTCCTCGACTCTCCCGCGGACCGCCTCCCGGTGCCTTCCTATCAAACGGCTTCATTCTTGGCGGATAAGGAGACAGCTCTCTCTCCAAAGGAAAAGGTGAAAATTCAGAAACTAGAAATTGATCGTCAAGCCAGGACATCTCAACTTTGTGACCCAAATAATCCTCTATCCGGCGAAGGGCATCCAAGTCTCGATCGCCAACAAAGCTAAACGCCAATCCCTTCGCTCCGGCCCGGCCCGTTCGGCCAATCCGGTGAACATAGTTTTCAGGATCATCTGGAAGGTCGAAATTTACGACAATATCGACTCCGAGGACGTCCAAACCACGCGCCGCAAGGTCGGTGGCAACCAAAATATTTCTTTCGTTATCGCTTTTAAATTGAGCCATCACCCGATTTCGCTGAGCTTGAGTCATCAAGCTTGAAATCCCAACTGCCGGAATACCATTCCGATTTAAAAACTGAGTGATCCTCTCTACGTTGCGCTTAAAATTGCTAAACACAATTGCCTGACGAGGGACTTCCTTCTTTAGAATAGACAAAAGAAATCGGGGTTTGTCTTCCAAGCCAACGTGAAAAATAACATCATCAACATTCTCGGCCTTTGGTTGATCTTTGCTGACATTAATCTCCACTGGCTCTGAACCAAACTCATAACACACATTGAGAACATCAAAATTAAGAGTCGCAC encodes:
- a CDS encoding DEAD/DEAH box helicase, producing the protein MKFSELDLHPTLVAAIQKQNYIECTPVQELAIPVIIEGKDVAGLAQTGTGKTAAFVLPLMERILRARDIENAGKALHGDEAVEAQIRSELGAAGKPSEPNKSETENNGDSPLLPIEKRAFVDWQKTNYVLVLVPTRELAEQVYETVQLFGSESGLRGTAIYGGMAYDKQKKAISHGVEFVVATPGRLIDLYKEHVVDLRQVRAVVFDEADRMFDMGFKEDMKYVLNRIPRDRQLLVFSATLNFDVLNVCYEFGSEPVEINVSKDQPKAENVDDVIFHVGLEDKPRFLLSILKKEVPRQAIVFSNFKRNVERITQFLNRNGIPAVGISSLMTQAQRNRVMAQFKSDNERNILVATDLAARGLDVLGVDIVVNFDLPDDPENYVHRIGRTGRAGAKGLAFSFVGDRDLDALRRIEDYLGHKVEMSWLDDQFLVSEFSPFPLERELSPYPPRMKPFDRKAPGGGPRESRGPRRPDRGGSKRKFDDNQNRNDEGSDRQEGASPQGRGRTGNEARSPRGENKHGSRGGSSGQQRRPARSAGASAAYRPRNEAESSSATASSSLAASGGTESHRDRSRGRHASGDRERVQQAGDQAGDAAGRNRNDGSRRHGPGADKRRHQNNQGQAQDQRSNQRAQQGRGTQGGSGPRKVHGQQGRGASAPARRATNQQVVAKDSLGKKVSGFFKKIFGGS
- a CDS encoding A/G-specific adenine glycosylase, whose amino-acid sequence is MLQQTTVEAVLPYYEKFLKLFPSIELLAKATQNEVLAAWAGLGYYSRARNLHNAAQTLVELGYFPKTHQELLKLPGFGPYTARAVSSIAFGEPVGVVDGNVIRVLSRFHAADLEWWKPQDRKQYQTWADKVVLDHPPGDMNQALMDLGSAICTPSQTFCRVCPLISGCKSFKSETQLKFPRKRPQRSREIWYWQPKIWVANEKVQMVINQGQLPFLKNQWIFPGPAKKRKSRPVRFLFRHSITHHDIFVLPRLIKGKARPSDGEWASIKKLAEWNPSSLIKKTLDASDKDW
- a CDS encoding DUF1588 domain-containing protein, producing the protein MSSLTPYQYAYTLEDLLSRSLSETELNEIFQTTSKAPLPTAENGFDSHTKISISPDFVESKMEIAKIFSRILTLQINRDCVDEICAKAKLDKFLERALNKIYPESEIASIKVKLLSVFSGSILRDADFNQSTEDALWALFSGLSFHIKFLNNDSQNLMTSLELGKKFSYFLLSSLPDDLLAKDIQSGRIQDSGVRIQHVRRILSNPNYLRRFSFQFLSQFLGFKGTYQSSNESKFNDITKREIYDSEILFFEYVLSNNLPIGALIESGVVFANDSIANKFNLSGTKGQTLVPVQSNEYTGLLTHPLIFMKTFKESEKKLYVGRGSLIQQRFICQKLPNISQSTIEEIEKIEQELKDKGIGSVRGMIEYHRSNPACLSCHQYIDGFGIALEKYNGFGGFREYYSDGNAVDASGELLGQTYVDHRGMMQILRNSLEFKSCFVRQINSFASQMDFYKSSNCLVADVVAGASEEMPLRDLIESLVSSPQFTMKRQ
- a CDS encoding PD40 domain-containing protein, which produces MQKKNSQQSIPQNSGPLPPSGANQSQPRPPSNYQPSTAQQLTTEGENWNGSFSPDGRKIIFLSEKRIGHSQSQVYELNLSLSRQRRVTFHDGDDASPHFDSSGRYILYSSTTDEIKEDPVFIQKSLSELSSPPPPRPWRRIRLLAPLFLCLMLPLKSIEVQILEIRSSV
- a CDS encoding PD40 domain-containing protein; this translates as MASNSASRSLVPLFDAPLEIYRSTNFGNQIERLTTSKNYDSEGSYHPSHPSILFTSLRSGQARLHLMNTDGKSVRTLSRLNFIETEGQFHPSGHQIVFVRYAPDMKSSQLISLDIKKGEEFALTDGAGVHLSPRWHPDGQRIVFSSNGDDENNFELYSINRDGSCRQRLTYSLGDDSLPAFGPDGKSIVFSSTRTGTKQLYLMDFRPPSTCPTSGQ
- a CDS encoding DUF1552 domain-containing protein, with amino-acid sequence MTKIARRTFMRGVGAMLWLPYLESISVLGSTLAYGQSLGMRKRFVAMAWPQGAAGDKGSKGNWHFDVGGYLRTLSDIRSNLIIPRGFGGGDVAGGYDGSDTTHGNGYSMLTTGYSIQNKQLLLSAPQNAKSIDQLIADKVKADNSGVPLHSLVTGVTLEDGGLGFVHGDSGKTISWASSTKPILPIVNMRAMFDKIFIISSEAAANSQKEVARKKSVLDFVKSDLSTIKASVNSGDSIKLDEYLTQIREIEKYIDSNVAKTCSALGSFGSVTANLADINSCNMFLRKSIDLHVIAHQCDLVRTSTITMDTSVSNIGRGDADSYHVHTGAECDNRYHSIIQGHVDTIGYAIRKFKDAGLLDETIIYAGSDCALGHVNVNTPILIAGRGTGFKWGQEVGSVNSLRPISDLLIDMLKAYGINNPNTGNVISWDTVKVGYPYPITSEKSTPSGNSGILS